GTCGCCCAAAGGGACGCCCTCGGCCCAGCTCATGGTCATTACCCGACGACTGGAGTGCTCCCAGATGATCTTGGGCAGTGTAAATCCCGCGTCATCTTTGGTGTTTGCGGCAAATTCGCTTGCAGAGGCGCTCTCAAGTCGGAGGTCAAGCTCGCCTTTGACGACACCCTCAAAGTGCTCGATTACATCGCGTGGCTTTAGGCGGCGCGAGCCAGGACTAAAGACTTCAATGAAGTTTGCGACAAAGTAAAACACGTCAATGTCACGCTGAAAGGCCCGCTCAATTCGTGGTCGCAATACTTTTATTGCGACGGTATCGCCTGTTTCGCGAAGGCGCGCTTTGTGAACTTGAGCAATGGAAGCTGCGGCAACTGGTTCGCTGAAGTCATCAAAGATTACTTCCAGTGGTTGACCGAGCTCTTCTTCGACCATCCGTTTGGCTGCCGAGGTTGGGAAGGGAGGCAACTTATCTTGTAAAATGCGCAGCTGAAGCGCCAAATCATTGCCAACAAGATCGGGACGGGTGCTAAGCACTTGCCCAAATTTGATATAGGCAGGGCCGAGCGCCGAGAGTGCCCGCGCTGGGGGCGGTAGCTCAAGATCGCCGCGCTTTCCCAGCCATTTAAATGGCCAGACCAGTGTGCGAGCGAGAATACGAAGCGGACGGGGTGCGTCAAACGCCTCAAGGACCACGGGCATTGCGCCAGTGCGCTCGAGCGTGGCGCCCATCCGGATCATTCGAAAGATATTGTGGGGACCCTTCAAATCTTCCATCCCGAATGGAGAGCGGCGATGCCAAGGCTGAGGTTGCGATAGCTCGCGTTTTCAAAGCCAGCATCCTTGATCATCTGGAGGAAGGTGTCTTGGTCAGGAAAGCGTCGGATCGACTCGACAAGATATTGATAGCTGTCCCTGTCGCCAGCGATGGCTTCGCCAAGGCGGGGAATAATGTTAAATGAATAAAGGTCGTAAGCTTTTTGCATCAGATCGTTTGGTATCTGACTGAACTCAAGTACCATAAGCCTCCCACCCGGGCGCAGGACACGAAAAGCCTCTGCTAGTGCGTCTTGGGGGCGCGTTACATTTCTGATCCCAAAGGAGATAGTGTAGACATCAAAGCTGTTGTCAGGGAAGGGCAGTGCCATCGCGTCGCCTACAACCCAGCTCAGCTGGTTCGCCATTTGCTCGGCTTCTGCGCGCTTTCGCCCCTCAACAAGCATGGGCTCTGTCAGGTCGCAGACCACCGCCTCAGCGTCTCCTGCGCGCGCAAGAAACCGAAAGGATATGTCACCTGTACCACCAGCAACATCAAGCAAGCGTTGGCCGGCACGTGGTGCGAGCCAGTCCATCATGGCGTCTTTCCAAACACGGTGGATCCCAAGGCTCATTGCGTCATTCATGACGTCATACTTTGACGCAACAGAGCCGAAGATACCTTGAACGCGCCCCGCTTTTTCTGACTCGGGGACGGTTTGAAAGCCGAAATGTGTTGTTTTCTCTGACATGGGCCTTGCCGTTTGCTGTACTCCCTTCTCATATAGTGCCGATGTGGTGCGCACAATGCGCTGAAATGGCACTAAAAGAGCAAAGCGAGCGGTCCATGCCTGAACTTCCCGAAGTTGAAACCGTGAGACGAGGCCTTGTGCCTTCAATGGAGGGGGTTCGGATTGCTCGTGTCGATGTTAATCGCCCCGATCTACGTTGGCCATTTCCAGAGCGAATGGCCGAACGGCTTGTGGGGCAAGAGGTTCTAAGGCTCCGGCGCCGTTCAAAATATATTCTTGCTGATTTGAGCAGTGGGGAATCACTTCTCATCCATTTGGGTATGTCTGGCCGGATGACCGTTTCGGGCGACCCATTGGGGCAGTTCGTTCATGAACATCCTAAGCTCGAAAAACACGACCATGTCATTATCTGGATGGAGGGTGGCGCACGGATCGCCTTTAATGATCCGCGCCGTTTTGGGGCTATGGACCTTTTGTCCACTGACACGGCAGAGAGCCACCCACTTCTTGCAAAGCTGGGGCCCGAGCCTTTGGGGAATGCTTTTTCAGAAAGCTATCTCGCCGAGGCACTTGAAGGGCGGCGCACGCCCATGAAATCGGCCCTGCTTGACCAACGGATCATCGCGGGTCTTGGCAATATATATGTCTGCGAAGTGCTTCATAAAACGGGAATTTCTCCGAAGCGGCAAGCGGGGCAGGTGAGCCGCGTGCGATTGAATCGTGTGGTGTCGGCCGTGCGAGATGTATTGGAAACGGCAATTTCTGCGGGCGGGTCTTCGTTGAAAGATTTCAAGCAAACCAGCGGCGAGCTTGGGTATTTCCAGCATCAATTCCAAGTCTACGACCGAGAGGGCACTGCCTGTCAGACGCCTGATTGTAAGGGAGAGATTGCGCGGATCGTCCAGTCTGGCCGCTCAACCTTCTATTGCCCCCAGTGTCAAAGATAGCTTGAACCGCGTGACAGGAGTGATATTGAAACGGCTCTGAGTGAAACAAGCGAAAGCGACCATCACATGGCTTTTGAGACGATCATCGTCGACGTGGAAGACCACATTGCCCTTATCCGCCTGAATCGGCCGGACGCGCTCAACGCGCTCAACGCAGAGCTACTTTCGGAGCTTGTCGAGGCGTTGAAAGACGCGCAAACAAACGAGAAGGTGCGCTGTATTGTTGTCACAGGCAGCGAGAAAGCATTTGCTGCAGGTGCTGACATCAAAATGATGAGCGAAAAGAGCTTTGTGGATGTCTTCACTGAAGACCTTTTCACACCTGAGAGCCATGAGATTGGGCGCATCCGGAAGCCTATTATCGCAGCCGTTTCTGGCTACGCATTGGGCGGGGGATGCGAGCTGGCGATGATGTGTGACTTCATTATTTGCTCAGATACAGCGAAGTTTGGGCAACCAGAGATCAACCTTGGTGTTATGGCGGGCCTTGGCGGTACGCAGCGTCTTACGCGTGCGGTTGGTAAGGCGAAGTCAATGGACATGAACCTGACGGGCCGGTTTATGGATGCAGAAGAGGCAGAGCGCGCAGGGCTTGTGAGCCGTGTTGTGCCGGGCAAAGAGCTGATGAAAGAAGCGATGAGTGCTGCGAGCAAGATTGCAGAGAAATCGATGATCACTGTTATGGCCATCAAAGAAGCGACGAACCGTTCGTTTGAAATGACATTGAACGAAGGCCTGCTCTTTGAGCGCCGCGTCTTCCACTCTCTTTTTGCGACTGAAGATCAGAAGGAAGGCATGGCCGCGTTTAGCGAAAAGCGCCAGCCACAGTTCCGCGACAAATAGGCTCTGGCAGGGCCGATATATAAGGGTTTGCATTTTCAGCAAACTAACGTATATGGCCCTCCAATACATGCGTGTGCAG
This genomic window from Lentibacter algarum contains:
- a CDS encoding enoyl-CoA hydratase yields the protein MAFETIIVDVEDHIALIRLNRPDALNALNAELLSELVEALKDAQTNEKVRCIVVTGSEKAFAAGADIKMMSEKSFVDVFTEDLFTPESHEIGRIRKPIIAAVSGYALGGGCELAMMCDFIICSDTAKFGQPEINLGVMAGLGGTQRLTRAVGKAKSMDMNLTGRFMDAEEAERAGLVSRVVPGKELMKEAMSAASKIAEKSMITVMAIKEATNRSFEMTLNEGLLFERRVFHSLFATEDQKEGMAAFSEKRQPQFRDK
- the mutM gene encoding bifunctional DNA-formamidopyrimidine glycosylase/DNA-(apurinic or apyrimidinic site) lyase, which codes for MPELPEVETVRRGLVPSMEGVRIARVDVNRPDLRWPFPERMAERLVGQEVLRLRRRSKYILADLSSGESLLIHLGMSGRMTVSGDPLGQFVHEHPKLEKHDHVIIWMEGGARIAFNDPRRFGAMDLLSTDTAESHPLLAKLGPEPLGNAFSESYLAEALEGRRTPMKSALLDQRIIAGLGNIYVCEVLHKTGISPKRQAGQVSRVRLNRVVSAVRDVLETAISAGGSSLKDFKQTSGELGYFQHQFQVYDREGTACQTPDCKGEIARIVQSGRSTFYCPQCQR
- the ubiE gene encoding bifunctional demethylmenaquinone methyltransferase/2-methoxy-6-polyprenyl-1,4-benzoquinol methylase UbiE, with the protein product MSEKTTHFGFQTVPESEKAGRVQGIFGSVASKYDVMNDAMSLGIHRVWKDAMMDWLAPRAGQRLLDVAGGTGDISFRFLARAGDAEAVVCDLTEPMLVEGRKRAEAEQMANQLSWVVGDAMALPFPDNSFDVYTISFGIRNVTRPQDALAEAFRVLRPGGRLMVLEFSQIPNDLMQKAYDLYSFNIIPRLGEAIAGDRDSYQYLVESIRRFPDQDTFLQMIKDAGFENASYRNLSLGIAALHSGWKI
- the ubiB gene encoding 2-polyprenylphenol 6-hydroxylase translates to MKGPHNIFRMIRMGATLERTGAMPVVLEAFDAPRPLRILARTLVWPFKWLGKRGDLELPPPARALSALGPAYIKFGQVLSTRPDLVGNDLALQLRILQDKLPPFPTSAAKRMVEEELGQPLEVIFDDFSEPVAAASIAQVHKARLRETGDTVAIKVLRPRIERAFQRDIDVFYFVANFIEVFSPGSRRLKPRDVIEHFEGVVKGELDLRLESASASEFAANTKDDAGFTLPKIIWEHSSRRVMTMSWAEGVPLGDNAAIDALGHNRDELGTRVLQLFLNHALRDGFFHADMHQGNLKVAPNGDIIAFDFGIMGHIDDYTRRVYAEILYGFIKRDYKRVAEVHFEAGYVPADRDVEEFARALRAVGEPIFGMDASRISMGKLLSYLFEVTERFGMETRTELILLQRTMVVVEGVARSLSPQLNIWDVAHPIVEDYIKNALGPRALMNDLVKTLRVVARFGPRLPNLVEKALAAQAASAVAPPPSRLGLKIATTAILSASCAGLAAYLLLS